A single region of the Candidatus Protochlamydia amoebophila UWE25 genome encodes:
- a CDS encoding alpha/beta fold hydrolase codes for MRKFLYRFIFPSFTILAVLFTLYFFTAISLLEAEKQDELKKGKLFWEWQTPQGNWQVHYTEHGSGSKHLLLIHGFRAHSFTWRYLIEPLTQAGYHVWTIDLIGYGLSDKPLNAAYDADFFIEQLKSFMDAKQISSAHLIGSSMGGGLALNLTLDYPEKVSSLTLINALGYPLDLPFYLYLTRHLDPLWFSFVSPPVIRIGLKQIVFDPDTVSEEQVLAYSFPYQFPGGTQASLTTLKQFDKQKLVDLSQRYHSLKHPLLIIWGDKDKLIPITHYERFVKEFPQADCLLIPNCGHIPHEEKPILVTETILEFLGKHIDRSNSD; via the coding sequence ATGAGAAAATTTCTTTATCGTTTCATTTTTCCAAGTTTTACTATTTTGGCAGTATTATTTACCTTGTACTTTTTTACAGCTATTTCCTTGTTGGAAGCGGAAAAACAAGACGAGCTAAAAAAAGGAAAATTATTTTGGGAATGGCAAACTCCGCAAGGAAATTGGCAAGTCCATTACACTGAACATGGATCTGGCTCTAAACACCTTTTACTTATCCACGGTTTTCGTGCTCATTCTTTTACTTGGAGGTACTTAATAGAACCTCTAACACAAGCTGGTTATCATGTTTGGACAATTGATCTAATCGGATATGGATTAAGTGATAAACCCTTAAATGCTGCGTATGATGCCGATTTCTTTATCGAACAGTTAAAATCTTTTATGGATGCAAAACAAATTTCTTCCGCTCATTTAATCGGAAGTTCGATGGGAGGTGGCTTAGCTTTAAATTTAACATTAGATTACCCTGAAAAAGTGAGCTCTTTAACACTAATTAATGCTTTAGGATATCCTCTTGATCTTCCTTTTTATCTTTATTTAACAAGGCACCTTGACCCCTTATGGTTTTCCTTTGTTTCTCCGCCAGTCATAAGGATTGGATTGAAGCAAATTGTATTTGATCCAGATACTGTTTCTGAGGAACAAGTTTTAGCTTATTCTTTCCCATATCAATTTCCAGGCGGAACACAGGCGTCCTTAACAACCTTAAAACAATTTGACAAACAAAAGTTAGTCGATTTAAGCCAACGATACCATTCTCTCAAACATCCTTTGTTAATTATTTGGGGAGATAAAGACAAATTAATTCCCATTACCCATTATGAAAGATTTGTTAAAGAATTTCCACAAGCCGATTGCCTTTTAATTCCTAACTGTGGCCATATTCCTCATGAAGAAAAACCCATTTTAGTAACAGAAACGATTTTGGAGTTTCTTGGCAAACATATTGATCGTTCAAATAGCGATTAA
- the proC gene encoding pyrroline-5-carboxylate reductase, with translation MHITIIGCGNMGSGIAKRLSMNHQISLYDHYPATAESLTKQIQATAYADLFSAIEEADLILVAVKPQNLDDLTERLAPLLKPHQTIVSILAGINYKTLKHRFSQSIVVRMMPNLALIHGKGVIGLVENDQLTDKLKMQLKALFDPLGSVYWLPESKIDALTALTGSGPAFIFALVESMIEAGIYMGFQMTDAKSLIFQMLKGSLALLETTDKHPADLKWQITSPAGMTIEGLKTFEDYGVRSGIIHTFLASFNKIKQVSDSLKN, from the coding sequence ATGCATATCACAATTATTGGCTGTGGAAATATGGGTTCTGGAATTGCCAAAAGGTTGTCTATGAATCATCAAATTTCTTTATATGATCATTATCCTGCCACCGCTGAATCTTTAACTAAACAAATACAAGCAACCGCTTATGCAGATCTTTTTTCAGCTATTGAAGAAGCAGACTTAATTCTTGTGGCTGTCAAACCTCAAAATTTAGACGATTTAACGGAACGATTAGCTCCCCTACTCAAACCCCATCAAACTATTGTAAGTATTTTAGCTGGAATAAATTATAAAACATTAAAACATCGTTTCTCTCAATCGATTGTTGTAAGAATGATGCCTAATCTAGCTTTAATTCACGGAAAAGGAGTCATTGGATTAGTTGAGAATGATCAATTAACTGATAAGCTAAAAATGCAGTTAAAAGCTCTTTTTGATCCGTTAGGTTCAGTTTATTGGCTTCCAGAATCTAAAATTGATGCATTAACGGCTCTAACTGGATCTGGGCCAGCTTTTATATTTGCTCTTGTTGAATCCATGATTGAAGCTGGAATTTATATGGGATTTCAAATGACTGACGCAAAGTCCCTCATTTTCCAAATGCTTAAAGGAAGCCTAGCACTCTTAGAAACAACTGATAAACATCCAGCAGATTTAAAGTGGCAAATTACTTCACCTGCAGGAATGACAATTGAAGGATTAAAAACTTTTGAAGATTACGGTGTTAGAAGTGGGATCATCCATACTTTTCTTGCTTCTTTCAATAAAATAAAACAAGTTTCTGATTCTTTAAAGAATTAG
- a CDS encoding peptidylprolyl isomerase: MPNQPIAQIETTQGTIEVALRPDVAPKATENFIKHAKDGYYNGVIFHRVIKGFMIQGGDPTGTGRGGESIWNKPFEDEVSDNVKFDRPGLLAMANAGPKTNGSQFFITTAATPWLNKKHTIFGEIIKGYDVVQKIENTQTGPGDRPVEEQKIINITIKE, encoded by the coding sequence ATGCCTAATCAACCTATTGCTCAAATTGAAACTACTCAAGGAACAATTGAAGTCGCTTTAAGACCTGATGTTGCTCCTAAAGCAACAGAAAATTTTATTAAGCACGCGAAAGATGGTTATTACAATGGAGTTATTTTTCATCGAGTAATCAAAGGTTTTATGATTCAAGGAGGAGATCCCACAGGAACCGGCCGTGGAGGGGAATCGATTTGGAATAAACCTTTTGAAGATGAGGTTTCTGATAACGTAAAGTTTGATCGCCCAGGCTTATTAGCAATGGCAAATGCTGGCCCAAAAACTAATGGAAGCCAGTTTTTTATTACCACAGCTGCTACACCTTGGTTGAATAAAAAACATACGATCTTTGGAGAGATCATTAAAGGTTATGATGTCGTTCAAAAAATCGAAAACACCCAAACAGGTCCTGGAGATCGTCCAGTGGAAGAACAAAAAATTATCAATATTACTATTAAAGAGTAA
- a CDS encoding thioredoxin domain-containing protein yields MNFHTFKSIALHFIFSFFLLMSIGLTAKEEICEKNLKQRIVLGKSDSPIEIYIVSDWFCRSCKKLEPRLENLYDKFKNKAAFYFIDYPINRQSSNFSPYHLSFLIFEKKNYLKARQALICLTKENQKPTDSDVEKIAKCNKLNFQELAYEDISKGIDFFDSIVKKYQIDATPSVIVVNKNNKQFEIFKGGQAKEEAISEAIDVLEGKAKPKKKSWFKSIFGFST; encoded by the coding sequence ATGAATTTTCACACATTCAAGTCTATCGCCCTTCATTTTATATTCAGTTTCTTTCTTCTCATGAGTATAGGCTTAACAGCAAAGGAAGAAATTTGTGAAAAAAACTTAAAACAACGTATTGTCCTTGGTAAAAGTGATAGCCCTATCGAAATTTATATTGTCTCAGACTGGTTTTGCAGGTCTTGTAAAAAGTTAGAACCTAGATTAGAAAATCTGTATGATAAATTTAAAAATAAAGCGGCATTTTATTTCATTGATTATCCAATCAATCGTCAAAGCTCTAATTTTTCTCCTTATCACCTCTCATTTTTGATTTTTGAAAAGAAAAACTATCTCAAAGCTCGCCAAGCCTTAATCTGTTTAACAAAAGAAAATCAAAAACCCACAGATTCTGACGTTGAAAAAATAGCTAAATGTAATAAGTTAAATTTTCAAGAACTTGCCTACGAAGATATTAGTAAGGGAATTGATTTTTTTGATTCAATTGTCAAAAAGTATCAAATCGACGCAACTCCCTCAGTGATCGTTGTCAATAAAAATAATAAGCAATTTGAAATTTTTAAAGGTGGGCAAGCAAAAGAAGAAGCAATTTCTGAAGCAATCGATGTTTTGGAAGGTAAAGCCAAACCAAAAAAAAAGTCCTGGTTTAAAAGTATTTTTGGATTTTCAACCTAA
- a CDS encoding FUSC family protein, whose amino-acid sequence MQKIQNSWKTHLNQINFKLSFKISLAALTSLYVCHELDRYIKHPDIFTSGLWCVIASIFASLPTLGGTYKAIWNRFFGVLVGSAIGAFFASQWGAHPFVLGMAVFTTSIISFLCGLKESYRMACLSVAVIIIPWGMHPTLSPWAYAFYRFLDTCIGLGVAVFIAKAVWPSQAFTVMQKQMSDVLNQIRQAYEYIVVSADHLNKSDAILKSLLNDVDQTFNQIHVNLEESKIELFVGFSPVTLWVDLLRALERLWGNVKDLKKVFNSVLEEIFDEELKREVCHLNEQIDFILKDLSENLKTGDTQYNYSQIPLLQEALNNQLVRFRETKNTKKYSLDRVETYFVFFYNLKSILDELQQLQMIIHQGVNKSNHD is encoded by the coding sequence ATGCAAAAAATTCAAAATAGCTGGAAAACCCACTTAAATCAGATCAATTTTAAATTATCTTTTAAAATCAGTTTAGCTGCTTTAACCAGTTTATATGTTTGCCATGAGTTAGATCGATATATTAAACATCCTGATATTTTTACAAGCGGGCTATGGTGTGTCATCGCCTCTATTTTCGCTTCGTTGCCCACTTTAGGAGGGACATATAAAGCAATTTGGAATCGATTTTTTGGAGTCTTAGTGGGATCAGCGATAGGGGCTTTTTTCGCCTCTCAATGGGGAGCTCATCCTTTTGTTTTAGGAATGGCTGTTTTTACTACCTCGATAATCAGTTTTTTATGCGGGTTAAAAGAGAGCTATCGAATGGCTTGTTTATCAGTGGCAGTTATTATCATTCCTTGGGGAATGCATCCTACCCTGAGTCCTTGGGCTTATGCTTTTTACCGTTTTTTAGATACTTGCATTGGATTGGGGGTAGCGGTCTTTATTGCTAAAGCTGTTTGGCCATCACAAGCATTCACAGTTATGCAAAAACAAATGTCAGATGTTCTCAATCAAATTAGACAAGCTTATGAATACATTGTAGTTTCGGCTGATCATTTAAATAAAAGTGATGCAATTTTAAAAAGTCTTTTAAACGATGTTGACCAAACATTTAACCAAATTCATGTAAATTTGGAAGAATCAAAAATTGAATTATTTGTTGGATTTTCTCCTGTTACTCTTTGGGTGGACTTGTTAAGAGCTTTGGAGAGACTTTGGGGAAATGTAAAAGATTTAAAAAAAGTTTTTAATTCTGTATTGGAAGAGATTTTTGATGAAGAATTAAAAAGAGAAGTTTGTCATTTGAATGAACAAATTGATTTCATATTGAAAGATTTGTCGGAGAATTTGAAAACAGGCGATACGCAGTATAACTATTCTCAAATTCCCTTATTACAAGAGGCGTTGAACAACCAACTTGTTCGTTTTAGAGAAACAAAAAACACAAAAAAATACAGTCTTGATCGAGTGGAGACTTATTTTGTTTTTTTCTATAATTTGAAATCGATTTTGGATGAATTGCAACAATTACAAATGATTATTCATCAAGGTGTTAACAAAAGCAACCATGATTAG
- a CDS encoding leucine-rich repeat domain-containing protein: MNISNFGFNPSLLANTAIPSYYPPQDINDQLENENTPLDNPLPNLEETNAPTIPTPALSPSSEQVQLSFQEGTSLTISHSQLALLKEKSHYFNNLWSGQFQETLQHPLALTQKDFTLLLNCLTNPKFEISLEEISSSIQFADYYGLTEVVKNLEEQLIDGYKSQRFESFNSTEESLVELKELLNFAHRYQLNILRNYLEFTVVSALLNQTIQLSEFERIINHLSNKIEALNFLENTHLTNAHLLALKDCKNVKVLYFKKCRDVTDAGLAHLTPLTALQHLGLSDCENLTDAGLAHLTTLTALQHLDLSGCWNLTDSGLVHLTPLVGLQHLGLSDCENLTVAGLAHLTSLTALQHLDLRNCYNLTDAGLAHLTPLTALQHLDLSCCYNLTDAGLAHLTPLTALQHLNLCCCRKLTDAGLAHLTPLTALQHLDLSYCYNLTDAGLAHLTPLTALLHLNLSECWKLTGAGLAHLTPLVALQHLNLSKCNNLTDAGLVHLAPLTALQHLNLSWCKKFTDAGLAHLTLLTALQSLDLIGCNNLTDAGLVHLTPLTALQYLDLIGCKNLTDAGLERFKTLAALPNLTIKLETGRRK, from the coding sequence TTGAATATTTCTAATTTTGGGTTTAACCCTAGTCTTCTTGCCAATACAGCGATTCCATCTTACTATCCCCCTCAAGACATTAATGATCAACTTGAGAATGAAAATACTCCCTTAGACAATCCTTTACCTAATCTAGAAGAAACTAATGCACCAACGATTCCAACTCCTGCTCTTTCACCTTCATCTGAACAAGTTCAACTAAGCTTTCAAGAGGGAACTTCTCTAACTATTTCTCATTCTCAGCTAGCTTTGTTAAAGGAAAAATCACACTACTTTAACAATCTGTGGTCGGGGCAATTTCAAGAAACCCTGCAACATCCTTTGGCTTTGACACAAAAAGACTTTACGCTTTTGCTTAATTGCCTAACGAATCCTAAGTTTGAAATTTCCTTGGAAGAGATCTCTTCTTCTATTCAATTCGCCGATTATTATGGACTGACAGAAGTGGTGAAAAATTTAGAAGAACAGCTAATAGATGGATATAAATCTCAGAGATTTGAATCCTTTAACTCCACTGAAGAGAGCTTAGTCGAATTAAAAGAACTTTTAAATTTTGCACATCGCTATCAATTAAATATTTTGAGGAATTATTTAGAGTTCACCGTTGTGAGCGCCTTATTAAACCAGACCATTCAGTTATCGGAGTTTGAAAGAATTATAAATCATTTGTCAAATAAGATAGAAGCACTCAATTTTTTGGAGAATACTCATTTAACAAATGCTCACCTTTTAGCATTAAAAGATTGTAAAAATGTAAAAGTTCTTTATTTTAAGAAATGTCGGGATGTCACTGATGCAGGGTTAGCCCATTTGACACCCTTAACGGCTTTGCAGCATCTAGGTTTAAGCGATTGCGAAAATCTCACTGATGCAGGGTTAGCCCATTTGACAACCTTAACGGCTTTGCAGCATCTAGATCTAAGCGGATGCTGGAATCTCACCGATTCAGGATTAGTCCATTTGACACCTTTAGTGGGTTTGCAGCATCTAGGTTTAAGCGATTGCGAGAATCTCACCGTTGCAGGATTAGCGCATTTGACATCTTTAACGGCTTTGCAACATCTAGATCTAAGGAATTGCTATAACCTTACCGATGCAGGATTGGCGCATTTAACACCCTTAACAGCTTTGCAGCATCTAGATTTAAGCTGTTGCTATAACCTTACTGATGCTGGATTAGCCCATTTGACACCCTTAACAGCTTTGCAGCATCTAAATCTATGCTGCTGTAGAAAACTTACCGATGCAGGATTGGCGCATTTAACACCCTTAACAGCTTTGCAGCATCTAGATTTAAGCTATTGCTATAACCTTACTGATGCAGGATTAGCCCATTTGACACCCTTAACAGCTTTGCTGCATCTAAATCTAAGCGAATGCTGGAAACTTACTGGTGCAGGATTAGCGCATTTAACACCTTTAGTGGCTTTGCAACATCTAAATCTAAGCAAGTGCAATAACCTCACCGATGCAGGATTAGTTCATTTGGCACCTTTAACCGCTTTGCAGCATCTAAATCTAAGCTGGTGCAAGAAATTCACCGATGCAGGGTTAGCCCATTTAACACTCTTAACGGCTTTGCAATCTCTAGATCTAATTGGCTGTAATAACCTCACCGATGCAGGATTAGTCCATTTGACACCCTTAACGGCTTTGCAATATCTAGATCTAATTGGCTGTAAGAATCTCACCGATGCAGGATTAGAACGTTTTAAAACTTTAGCAGCTTTACCCAATCTAACAATAAAACTAGAAACCGGGCGTCGAAAATAA
- a CDS encoding tyrosine-type recombinase/integrase, with translation MVNMENQLAIQKIENFEVGEYLDLVKTAKEYATFARSFNTNKSYRSDWDDFVFWCQEKNLRPLPALPQTIVVYLISRADNAWINQKGKLQKPLKISSLSRRLTSISQAHKLAKQPFDKNCPEIQEVWKGIKNKLGSAQIRKDPILLDDLRKMIESINNDNSKANSLSGMRDKALLLLGFVGAFRRSELVSLTIDDIKFVREGLQITLRKSKTDQEGKERIIAIPYGSNILTCPVRTLNDWLDCSKISEGLLFRPINRHGQIMDKALTSKSVALIIKRNKHLENQKNSFSGHSLRAGFATTAAIFGVPEHLIMKQTGHKSFDTIRRYI, from the coding sequence ATGGTCAATATGGAAAATCAGTTAGCAATACAAAAAATTGAAAATTTCGAAGTTGGCGAATATCTTGATTTGGTCAAAACAGCAAAAGAATATGCGACTTTTGCAAGGTCGTTTAATACTAACAAATCTTATCGATCTGACTGGGACGATTTTGTTTTTTGGTGTCAGGAAAAAAATTTAAGACCATTACCAGCTTTGCCTCAAACGATTGTCGTCTATTTGATTAGTCGAGCTGATAACGCATGGATCAATCAAAAAGGGAAATTACAAAAACCTCTCAAAATTTCTAGTTTAAGCCGAAGACTTACCTCTATTAGCCAAGCTCACAAATTAGCTAAACAGCCTTTCGACAAAAATTGTCCTGAAATACAAGAAGTTTGGAAAGGAATAAAAAATAAGTTAGGATCTGCCCAAATCCGTAAAGACCCGATTTTACTAGATGATTTACGCAAGATGATTGAATCAATTAATAATGACAATAGTAAAGCAAATTCGTTGTCAGGAATGCGTGACAAGGCTTTATTGTTACTGGGATTTGTAGGCGCATTTCGAAGATCAGAATTAGTTTCTTTAACGATTGATGACATTAAATTTGTCAGAGAAGGCTTGCAAATTACGCTTAGGAAATCGAAAACCGACCAAGAAGGGAAGGAGAGAATCATTGCTATTCCTTATGGATCAAACATTCTCACTTGCCCTGTCAGAACCTTAAATGATTGGCTTGATTGTTCTAAAATTAGCGAAGGGCTATTATTTCGACCGATCAATCGGCATGGTCAAATCATGGATAAAGCTCTAACTTCCAAATCCGTTGCATTGATTATTAAGCGGAACAAACATTTAGAAAATCAGAAAAATTCATTTTCAGGGCATAGCTTACGAGCTGGATTTGCTACAACTGCTGCCATCTTTGGTGTTCCTGAGCATCTGATCATGAAGCAAACAGGCCATAAAAGCTTTGATACCATTAGAAGGTATATTTGA
- a CDS encoding type II toxin-antitoxin system Phd/YefM family antitoxin gives MEKAKVMSFVKFRQNLSECVNLAKYKGERFLITRNGKTVGAFVPVEDLEKINAFNDVTTDTATDEISSEFES, from the coding sequence ATGGAAAAAGCAAAAGTAATGAGCTTCGTGAAATTCCGCCAAAACTTGTCAGAATGTGTTAATTTAGCAAAATATAAAGGCGAGAGATTTTTGATTACTCGTAATGGAAAAACCGTAGGTGCTTTTGTCCCTGTAGAAGATTTAGAAAAAATTAATGCATTTAATGATGTAACTACTGATACAGCCACTGATGAGATAAGTTCAGAATTTGAATCCTAA
- a CDS encoding transposase: MSVKLTNTLMQKGIHLFTKVKKKMKNKLITLVDKLMLKKRAMIESVNNLLKSSCQIEHHRHRNRWNFLSNLMAGLANYCLNPFQPRRSFQIQKSKLLSS; encoded by the coding sequence ATTTCAGTAAAACTGACTAATACTTTAATGCAAAAGGGAATTCATCTTTTCACAAAAGTAAAGAAGAAGATGAAAAATAAATTGATCACGTTAGTGGATAAACTCATGCTAAAAAAGAGGGCTATGATTGAAAGTGTGAACAATCTGTTAAAAAGTAGCTGTCAGATAGAACATCATCGGCACCGAAATCGATGGAACTTTCTTAGCAATCTGATGGCAGGTCTTGCTAATTATTGCTTGAATCCATTCCAACCTCGACGTTCTTTTCAAATACAGAAATCGAAGCTGCTAAGCTCCTAG
- a CDS encoding ferritin-like domain-containing protein: MRNSLFEVFTTVLRDLFDVENQLIALLPKMIKESLHPELKSALTTHLNETQNQKKRLQFILESLNANTSERICKSMRELINEVEEIITRFPTPSSLKDVYLIILCQKIKHYEIASYGSARALARHLSNFSTEQIDFKEIADTLQYSLDEETRFDETLIDLAEGGFFSRGINDEAELESTQ, translated from the coding sequence ATGAGAAATTCTTTATTTGAAGTCTTTACGACTGTATTAAGAGACCTCTTTGATGTTGAAAATCAACTTATCGCCTTATTACCTAAAATGATCAAAGAGTCTCTACATCCTGAATTAAAATCAGCCTTAACAACACATCTTAATGAAACTCAAAATCAAAAGAAAAGGCTTCAGTTTATTTTAGAATCTTTGAATGCAAATACCTCAGAAAGGATTTGTAAATCTATGCGGGAGCTAATAAATGAGGTCGAAGAAATTATCACTCGTTTTCCTACTCCCTCTTCATTAAAAGATGTTTATTTAATTATTCTTTGCCAAAAAATAAAGCACTATGAAATCGCAAGTTATGGCTCCGCACGAGCCCTTGCTAGACATCTAAGTAACTTTTCTACCGAGCAAATCGACTTTAAAGAAATTGCGGATACTTTACAATACTCTTTAGATGAAGAAACTCGCTTTGATGAAACGTTGATTGATCTCGCTGAAGGCGGTTTTTTCAGCCGCGGAATTAATGATGAAGCAGAATTAGAATCTACTCAATAA
- a CDS encoding carboxymuconolactone decarboxylase family protein, which produces MTRISPITKEEANQNITQIYSGLEKKMGRVLNIFQNMGNSEAALKGYLGLSEAASQTSLSPKLREQLALVVGQTNDCQYCLSAHTVSAKLAGLQEKDILESRLGHSQDKKTEAILTFAKTIVERRAQVSDQDIEKLKSAGISDQEIVEIILVVVLNIFTNYFNHITDPQIDFPFAPKIN; this is translated from the coding sequence ATGACTCGAATCAGCCCTATTACAAAAGAAGAAGCTAATCAAAACATTACCCAAATTTACAGTGGTTTAGAAAAAAAAATGGGTCGCGTTCTGAATATTTTCCAAAATATGGGAAATTCTGAAGCAGCCTTAAAAGGGTATTTAGGATTAAGTGAAGCAGCATCTCAGACAAGCTTAAGTCCTAAACTACGAGAACAACTTGCTTTAGTGGTAGGTCAAACAAATGATTGTCAATATTGCTTATCAGCACATACTGTGAGTGCTAAATTAGCCGGTCTACAAGAGAAAGATATTTTAGAATCACGACTAGGGCATTCTCAAGATAAAAAAACAGAAGCCATTTTAACTTTTGCCAAAACTATTGTGGAAAGACGAGCTCAAGTTTCAGATCAAGATATAGAGAAACTAAAATCCGCTGGCATTTCAGATCAAGAAATTGTGGAAATTATTCTAGTTGTTGTTTTGAATATTTTTACTAATTATTTTAATCATATTACAGATCCTCAAATTGATTTTCCTTTTGCTCCAAAAATTAATTAA
- a CDS encoding Dps family protein, protein MTINLNLDQSVRQQIAQFLSLILSDTYVLYVKTQNFHWNLIDSRFYALHNFLEKQYKELAEATDELAERIRMLGEQAPGSLKQFLEMTSLKESDGDLGGDDMLQKLLKDHESICGHLRERIDQSSELGDEGTADLLIQRLRAHEKAAWMLRSHF, encoded by the coding sequence ATGACTATTAATCTCAATTTAGATCAAAGTGTCAGACAGCAAATTGCTCAGTTTTTAAGTTTGATATTGTCTGATACCTATGTGTTATATGTAAAAACTCAAAATTTTCATTGGAACCTTATCGATTCTCGTTTTTATGCTTTGCATAATTTTTTAGAAAAGCAATATAAAGAACTTGCTGAAGCAACAGATGAGCTTGCCGAACGCATTCGTATGCTAGGTGAACAGGCACCTGGGAGTTTGAAACAATTTTTAGAAATGACCTCATTAAAAGAATCTGATGGAGATTTGGGTGGAGATGATATGCTCCAAAAGCTTTTAAAAGACCACGAGTCTATTTGCGGTCACTTAAGAGAAAGAATTGATCAATCTTCTGAACTTGGCGATGAAGGAACAGCTGATTTATTAATTCAACGCTTAAGGGCTCATGAAAAAGCTGCTTGGATGCTGCGTAGTCATTTTTAA
- a CDS encoding enoyl-[acyl-carrier-protein] reductase, with translation MQINLKGKKAFIAGVGDDQGFGWAIAKALAEAGAEIIIGTWTPILKIFTSSLQAGKFDASRRLPNGSLLTFAKIYPLDASFDKPEDVPEEIRENKRYKGVGGYTISEVCEAIGKDFGKIDIFVHSLANAPEVQKPLLETSRKGYLAALSSSSYSFVSLLSHLGPYLNSQGSALTLTYLASEKIIPGYGGGMSSAKAALESDTRTLAWEAGRKWNIRVNTISAGPLRSRAARAIGFIDRMINYSQVNAPLQEELKACEVANVAAFLGSDLACAITGSTIYVDYGLHAMGVGMDSPTLKEAEQEV, from the coding sequence ATGCAAATCAATTTAAAGGGAAAAAAAGCTTTTATTGCTGGAGTAGGAGATGATCAAGGCTTTGGATGGGCCATTGCTAAAGCCCTTGCCGAAGCAGGAGCGGAAATCATTATCGGAACTTGGACTCCTATTTTGAAGATTTTTACTTCTAGCTTGCAGGCGGGAAAATTTGATGCTTCACGCCGTTTACCTAATGGATCTTTACTTACTTTTGCTAAAATTTATCCCCTAGATGCTTCTTTTGATAAACCCGAAGATGTTCCAGAAGAAATTAGGGAGAACAAAAGATATAAGGGTGTTGGAGGCTATACCATTTCTGAGGTCTGCGAAGCAATTGGAAAGGATTTTGGAAAGATAGATATTTTCGTCCATTCCCTTGCCAACGCACCTGAAGTACAAAAACCCTTATTAGAAACAAGCCGAAAAGGATATCTAGCAGCTCTTAGCTCTTCCTCTTATTCATTTGTGAGTTTATTGTCTCATCTTGGACCTTATCTCAATTCTCAAGGGTCAGCCTTAACTCTGACTTACCTCGCCTCAGAAAAAATTATTCCAGGCTATGGAGGCGGTATGAGCTCTGCGAAAGCGGCTTTAGAGAGTGATACCAGGACTTTAGCCTGGGAAGCCGGCAGAAAATGGAATATTCGCGTAAATACCATTTCGGCTGGCCCCCTACGAAGTCGTGCAGCTAGAGCAATTGGTTTTATTGATCGTATGATTAATTATTCTCAAGTGAATGCTCCCCTTCAAGAAGAGCTTAAAGCTTGTGAAGTGGCAAATGTTGCGGCTTTTTTAGGATCAGATTTAGCCTGTGCAATTACTGGATCTACAATTTATGTAGATTACGGCCTTCATGCGATGGGAGTAGGAATGGATAGCCCAACTTTAAAAGAAGCAGAACAAGAAGTTTAA